One segment of Myxococcus xanthus DNA contains the following:
- a CDS encoding GNAT family N-acetyltransferase translates to MHLVVANEAQKAERDRHTYTAWGSPLTVEQFLEREQRLRAHPWSRDTMRTWLLCDDAGRVLTSCETFRTPSYLRGPDCQTTRGDSFVIASVYTEPALRGHGHATRLMDQVAAELERTEPDAQAAVLYSDVGARIYRRSGYLEVPAWDWHLPVGNGPLIRKVDALLEDADVPSALERMRRPEVPFYLWPGASQVDWHLERERIYAELLRRPRPRACGAVVGASTALWAMMARQGELVVLMLDARSEDDAAALLEAAGAQAHKAGLSKVVLWEEPGTMPWVARLPEASREARDGSLPMVRPLREGLPTAADIPFARALWA, encoded by the coding sequence ATGCATCTGGTCGTCGCCAACGAAGCACAGAAGGCCGAGAGAGACCGCCACACCTATACCGCCTGGGGGTCGCCGCTCACCGTCGAGCAGTTCCTCGAGCGGGAACAGCGGCTGCGCGCCCATCCCTGGAGCCGGGACACCATGCGCACCTGGCTGCTGTGCGATGACGCCGGCCGCGTGCTCACCTCGTGCGAGACGTTCCGCACGCCCAGCTACCTGCGCGGCCCCGACTGTCAGACGACGCGCGGCGACAGCTTCGTCATCGCCAGCGTCTACACCGAGCCGGCCCTGCGCGGACACGGCCATGCCACGCGGCTGATGGACCAGGTGGCCGCGGAGCTGGAGCGCACGGAGCCGGACGCCCAGGCCGCCGTGCTCTACTCCGACGTGGGCGCCCGCATCTACCGGCGCTCCGGCTACCTGGAGGTCCCCGCCTGGGACTGGCACCTGCCGGTGGGCAATGGGCCCTTGATTCGCAAGGTGGACGCGCTGCTGGAAGACGCGGACGTGCCCTCGGCGCTCGAGCGGATGCGGCGGCCGGAGGTGCCCTTCTACCTGTGGCCGGGCGCCTCACAGGTGGACTGGCACCTGGAGCGCGAGCGCATCTACGCGGAGCTGCTGCGCCGCCCCCGGCCCCGGGCCTGCGGCGCGGTGGTGGGCGCGTCCACTGCGCTGTGGGCGATGATGGCCCGCCAGGGAGAGCTGGTGGTGCTGATGCTGGACGCGCGCTCCGAGGACGACGCCGCCGCGCTGCTGGAGGCCGCGGGGGCCCAGGCCCACAAGGCCGGACTGTCCAAGGTGGTGCTGTGGGAGGAGCCGGGCACCATGCCGTGGGTGGCCCGGCTTCCCGAAGCCAGCCGCGAGGCCCGGGATGGCTCGCTGCCCATGGTGCGGCCCCTGC